Proteins co-encoded in one Neoarius graeffei isolate fNeoGra1 chromosome 11, fNeoGra1.pri, whole genome shotgun sequence genomic window:
- the stard9 gene encoding stAR-related lipid transfer protein 9 isoform X2 produces the protein MANVKVAIRVRPLNSRESVDGGRIAVQVEDKVVRVRNVKLEGRLDGRAEAPGDSRERMLEFGFDYCYWSVNPEAPNYASQEEVFQDLGMCVLAGAAEGYNVCLFAYGQTGSGKTYTMMGNPDSIGLTPRICQGLFRSGTDSPNGQNCRVEVSFLEIYNERVRDLLRGTDQKKPAALRVREHPEKGPYVQGLTQHVVEDYKQAADLLEEGITNRITAATHVHDASSRSHAIFSIQYTQAILENNLPSEIVSKINLVDLAGSERADPNYCRDRITEGANINKSLVTLGIVISALAQNSQMCSSSQSINSMLSEGETSTVGSQSSSLSSSSRRHCFIPYRDSVLTWLLKDSLGGNSKTIMLATISPSCSSYNETLSTLRYAAHAKNIVNKPRVNEDASVRLIRELREEIDRLKSMLLSFSMQRNPSPSLSDERDNSLSDIVLQNELKVEQLTKDWSESWRDKRALLEQYSVDINQDRAGVQIQSLRPHLISLEPDVLSTGVTIYHLREGITRIGPQDPNKEEPHIVMPEGSVCEIENQNGVVTLKPLPHTACMINDREVTEPCRLAQGAVITLGRHHKFRFNHPAEAAVLRERRRVVDGGPLFSSSELNALTPNSRAEEVGSQEGSDRLAPWQRLEEHQRYVECLREEILVEQRRAEKDLEREQAHLRKQRSEIQQWILNEKQRLAAIREKGKLDSGVQTDAIPLPALAGINENESSSEAVRPSLIVGNRKRVVQEELLKHHALRRNENRIRRKRLRYQLERIARKRHLLEAKQELQRLETALSLRVDGPLSPDLASLSKRRGCPMVLRRHSFSVDLLSRLYPQHTPIFSQFLRRNRLSESTSSLSRAAFPRRWVSDECLPRKPRGRSNTMPSRCSQGTSSRTGSSENIKMLVKENISSEEMIEKNPRASSLQSSVWNHNISVNTAVNSDNRDSKKVLPIIKQLSTQKTSPKGGKSLPHEGNKGLATIRKALSRSVGFGIKMALSRVFRKPPLGSQGGKSAKSASRAKTPFAVEGKKDKVVGDVGTKQQKSPMKSTVSCDGLHQLVSLKEKKQGCWHSAETLTKKTRGWVKTQQDLTNWVENNGDEVPDDSSDCDSLFSMDSLSSAYASILAAQLQQEDCEPSEAESEDSQMSKDSLVKESSESTDTRPALKLSHPISYALHSSSNPQSATGREKVEESKEMPEELFWSLHGQKVSRQVIKESSNFSQVTSDSQHSSDASVRGTEAFLALTDAWSSTDAADSPRILGALETSLKLCILSETSSSQSQASVDLSGATTESECQTSPCFDPTQCKDMTVKEQSHKSSEKETVLDYFLSDLTSTSCSIPECTLLQESSRQLSNFEAPSTSAETSIAQNIMNNNTLCTNKPLPPPPEFATLETNDVDLLVVNTPSKESTVLSGWSSSGCFPGRSPENNLKSNSTKQAELIPSSDESVLTKSFAPQNMFRESKQETQSEENCIAETCSRNSNIFSECDEQTDLEIQSSYSILQQENALKSSNKQKSLCSSKELHQTFLQRLKTESDVHCETQSIMEHLINHDEKEMSNEKTLMQHQVQCTEKCFESYDTGNTKECPCERNIKSDSGKEVADSLRHYDAQLEHESCSVNSRKRSKDSQDDLAGNLKTPKRSCVESLVPGDSAVNNGPFMFHDSSDISRDSTGKLLPTENETMTYYSQTIQQDSKTASMDDHINMDQNSNNPATSSTSQERPASPVTAEEKVCTILMNKGETGMQDVKFPDVQVVDKRVFESSTLQKIGLTVNDKISEVVKEHLNMSQVEVDGGENINKEPETNNKTSSATNTDALKNENTGEGSQGEHGGSHTFPCVTEYSVDDRANTDNTDDCVRDKYVVKRPTEKEVVLDHRGVGFLSSCPSLFVKNFSAEIENPDDHNSYGPVTQDLKIKLPDANVVLYEAPTDDHPESLIISHSDILINDVISESSKTTQLILMSTCKQSPEVISEYVTVAEEHDQFFLMKTETEPISINKVIHNPTPKGTSIKTEDNGVDLSSCTQQKLVIYPEENCDSGVSKDVCGVTVSSRRSEALVDRSASDMLQEAMRSVEESQVNMAAKFQQVAELNTVTHPDRESTIQFEKKKQSSFNSDRAENIQATDSRPLSYQDCSGEKQDFITQIQFHSGENTNSLNETKDKIMDLENHTCSGKLNKETTVSKSCRALAFCTSELPRDNQAQIIQSVIMGEKSSVCPQNEDQLLCKEDRMPQRRNVQEQCVNVQKEKEHSDELQSPDLSIFSKSVQRPEQINMREANKLELKFSACTSLNPKGPHQVKIESTEKANGGKQHTTINSSRLVFSRMNEERQRVKLKRYRKAHFTAPLSSSTDSTPDSSLDEMAKSRVHKCGIATPTMPGTPAPGRPTTESRNSSSDYSSTPLSLEIGLGSIESKSKQFYGTGSDNPYPYIRDVTTDVAEDERQKKHHLTATLFKIPGLSKDDETVQLTRNDSSKQISHGNNHERTRSFENDSTQNREPILHFGSSDINPYVHTRKKDQLLKAAYKNQPFGSAVNISSQLSSLESSSNGIARCYSMDNGLNIQNSPFNSHLSSYAVQNRLSSTLSSAEDSKEHISTEPKLREAFHTPVICSEKVLTASGSDSCNDTLDLASSSGQVDEIVLVYSSEHESQESQQDSRKCDHGTQTVNFYEDLKKKNRHRRSSTQVPVSRQVHGASTTWTSLQNMSEHLSELIVSTSDLLGNIQCMRAGKNGPPLKTCSKLSKVRSDKYCKSDCSTQTARDVGIQTEDIALLMKQNKVLQSTPPIQNPKSHEVNVIVKVIGSEVCNVPNQDGVIGSIKDQRESRQTFETMKSMPDLRPGGSPPFERFGGQVDTVKVLSQGAVTPNQHCFNAVTVDHKASNTFAVCAQRNVTSQKFARDNQTHQQMKPKNNPDKRVLLIDRASSPILTVDVTSLQKGKIKSGAIHTPTETFLKNIRNPPENKPISTSKPKSQNQRDHFYTYQSENKSVSSVSLENLSNNSCINMGAPDAYATEVSSSRYIENGRKKHSHGVQSKVASQATSCGPLSQSHCSSVKHRKPVDLSQNTLQSSTPINQSHRSSRQEYKHGLYKDVSCWSDLSKDTLQYQDEDSLSLAPSDCNTDVLVSINPLTETSPIQEDYWIPENLPMHNKFTNCRVRESCI, from the exons GTGTTCCAggatctgggtatgtgtgtgttggcTGGAGCAGCTGAAGGCTACAATGTTTGTCTCTTTGCTTATGGACAGACAGGCTCAGGGAAGACCTACACCATGATGGGCAATCCA GATTCTATTGGATTGACACCAAGGATCTGTCAA GGGCTGTTTCGATCTGGTACAGACTCTCCTAATGGACAGAACTGTAGGGTTGAAGTTAG TTTCTTAGAGATCTACAACGAGCGAGTACGTGATCTGCTGAGAGGGACGGACCAGAAAAAGCCAGCGGCCCTGCGTGTGAGGGAACACCCAGAAAAAGGGCCGTATGTGCAGG GTCTTACTCAGCATGTGGTGGAGGATTACAAGCAGGCAGCAGATCTGCTGGAAGAGGGCATCACTAACCGCATCACAGCTGCCACACATGTTCACGATGCTAGCAGCCGATCGCATGCCATTTTTAGCATCCAGTACACACAG GCGATACTAGAGAATAACCTTCCATCTGAAATTGTGAGCAAGATCAACTTAGTGGACCTGGCTGGCag TGAGAGAGCGGACCCTAATTACTGCCGAGATCGTATTACTGAAGGAGCCAACATCAACAAATCTCTAGTTACTCTGGGAATCGTCATATCTGCTCTTG CTCAGAACTCTCAGATGTGCAGTAGCAGTCAGAGCATTAACAGCATGCTGAGTGAGGGGGAGACCAGCACGGTCGGCAGCCAGTCCAGCTCCCTGTCCAGCAGCAGTCGGAGACACTGCTTCATCCCCTACAGAGACTCCGTCCTCACCTGGCTCCTCAAAGACAGCCTGGGTGGCAACTCCAAAACCATAATGCTTGCAA CAATCTCGCCTTCTTGCAGCAGCTACAATGAGACTCTCAGCACCCTCCGCTATGCTGCTCACGCCAAGAACATTGTCAACAAGCCAAGAGTTAATGAG GATGCCAGTGTGAGGCTGATCAGGGAGCTTCGTGAAGAGATCGATCGACTGAAGAGCATGCTGCTGAGCTTCTCTATG CAGAGAAACCCCAGCCCATCTCTGAGTGATGAGAGAGACAACAGCCTTTCAGACATAGTACTGcagaatgaactcaag GTGGAACAGCTTACTAAAGACTGGTCAGAGAGTTGGCGGGATAAGCGAGCTCTtctagagcagtacagtgtggacATTAACCAGGACAGAGCAGGAGTTCAGATACAGTCTCTCCGACCCCACCTCATCTCCCTGGAACCGGACGTCCTGAGCACAGGAGTCACCATTTACCACCTCCGG GAAGGAATCACCAGAATTGGACCTCAGGATCCAAATAAAGAAGAACCCCATATTG TCATGCCAGAGGGTTCTGTATGTGAAATTGAGAATCAGAATGGAGTTGTTACCCTCAAACCCCTACCACACACAGCCTGCATGATCAATGATCGAGAGGTCACTGAACCCTGTCGCCTCGCACAAG GTGCAGTGATAACATTAGGAAGACATCACAAGTTCCGGTTTAACCACCCTGCAGAGGCAGCAGTTCTGAGGGAGAGGAGACGT gtcgTTGACGGTGGTCCACTTTTTAGCTCATCTGAGCTGAATGCTCTCACTCCTAACTCAag GGCAGAGGAAGTAGGCAGTCAGGAAGGCAGTGACAGATTAGCTCCCTGGCAGAGGCTGGAGGAGCATCAGCGCTACGTGGAATGTCTGCGCGAGGAGATCCTGGTGGAACAGAGAAGGGCTGAGAAAGACTTGGAAAGAGAGCAGGCCCATCTTCGAAAGCAACGCTCTGAGA TCCAGCAGTGGATCTTGAATGAAAAGCAGCGTCTTGCTGCCATCAGGGAGAAGGGAAAGCTTGACTCAGGGGTACAGACAGATGCGATTCCTCTGCCTGCACTGGCTGGCATTAATGAGAACGAGAGCAGCAGTGAAGCAGTGCGTCCGTCACTAATTGTGGGTAATAGGAAACGGGTGGTGCAAGAAGAGCTCCTCAAACACCATGCGCTCCGAAGAAATGAGAATCGCATTCGCCGAAAAAGACTGCGCTACCAGCTGGAAAGAATTGCTCGCAAGCGACACCTGCTAGAGGCAAAGCAAGAGCTTCAAAGACTGGAGACTGCCCTTTCACTCAGGGTTGATGGACCCTTGTCTCCTGATCTTGCGTCTCTTTCAAAGCGTAGAGGATGTCCAATGGTCTTGCGAAGGCATTCTTTTTCTGTTGACCTTTTGTCTCGACTTTACCCTCAACATACACCCATTTTCAG cCAGTTTCTTAGGAGGAACAGATTATCTGAGTCGACATCATCTCTCTCCAGGGCTGCCTTTCCTAGAAGATGGGTGTCTGATGAATGTCTACCAAGAAAACCTAGAGGCCGCTCTAACACTATGCCCTCAAGATGTAGTCAAGGGACTTCAAGTAGGACAGGCTCCTCTGAGAACATTAAAATGTTAGTGAAGGAAAACATATCATCTGAAGAAATGATTGAAAAAAACCCTCGTGCATCTTCACTTCAGTCATCAGTCTGGAATCATAACATATCTGTAAATACTGCAGTTAATTCAGATAACAGAGACAGCAAGAAGGTACTTCCGATAATAAAGCAATTAAGTACACAAAAAACTTCACCTAAGGGAGGAAAGAGTTTACCCCACGAAGGAAACAAGGGCTTGGCGACAATCCGCAAAGCTCTTTCTCGATCAGTTGGCTTTGGAATAAAAATGGCTTTGTCGAGGGTTTTCCGCAAGCCTCCTTTAGGGTCACAGGGTGGCAAAAGTGCCAAGTCTGCTAGCAGGGCGAAAACTCCGTTTGCTgtggaaggaaagaaagacaaAGTTGTCGGAGACGTGGGGACAAAGCAGCAAAAGTCTCCTATGAAATCAACAGTTTCTTGTGATGGTTTACACCAGCTCGTCTCATTAAAAGAGAAGAAACAGGGGTGTTGGCATAGCGCAGAGACCTTGACTAAAAAGACCAGAGGATGGGTCAAGACGCAACAAGACCTGACTAACTGGGTAGAGAATAATGGTGATGAAGTGCCTGATGACTCTTCAGACTGTGACAGCCTTTTCTCAATGGATTCCCTTTCATCCGCTTATGCCAGTATATTGGCGGCGCAGCTTCAGCAAGAGGACTGTGAGCCGAGTGAGGCAGAAAGTGAGGACAGTCAGATGTCCAAGGACTCACTTGTCAAGGAAAGTAGTGAGAGCACTGATACCAGGCCAGCACTGAAGCTCAGTCACCCCATTTCTTATGCTTTACATTCATCATCCAATCCACAGTCAGCAACAGGAAGAGAAAAAGTAGAAGAGTCCAAAGAGATGCCTGAAGAGCTTTTCTGGAGTCTACATGGTCAAAAGGTATCAAGACAAGTGATAAAGGAATCTTCAAACTTCTCACAGGTAACATCTGATTCCCAACACTCCAGTGATGCCAGTGTCAGAGGAACAGAGGCTTTCCTTGCACTTACAGATGCATGGTCATCCACCGATGCAGCAGATAGTCCTAGGATCCTTGGGGCCTTGGAGACCTCGTTGAAACTGTGCATACTATCAGAGACCAGTAGCAGCCAAAGCCAGGCTAGTGTCGATTTGTCTGGTGCAACAACTGAATCTGAATGCCAAACATCACCCTGTTTTGATCCTACACAATGTAAAGATATGACGGTTAAGGAACAAAGTCACAAATCCTCTGAAAAAGAAACAGTCTTGGACTATTTTTTGAGTGATCTTACCTCTACATCCTGTTCTATACCAGAATGCACATTATTGCAAGAAAGTAGTAGGCAGTTGAGTAATTTTGAGGCACCAAGCACTTCTGCTGAAACTTCCATCGCTCAGAACATAATGAACAATAACACATTATGCACAAACAAAccattaccaccaccaccagaatTCGCCACATTAGAAACGAATGATGTTGATCTGCTAGTCGTCAACACTCCTTCCAAAGAGAGTACTGTTCTGTCTGGTTGGAGCTCTTCAGGATGCTTCCCAGGTAGATCCCCTGAAAACAACTTAAAAAGCAATTCCACAAAACAAGCTGAACTTATCCCATCAAGTGATGAGAGTGTCCTCACTAAAAGCTTTGCACCACAAAATATGTTTAGAGAATCAAAACAGGAAACACAGTCTGAAGAAAATTGCATTGCAGAAACGTGTTCCAGGAACAGTAATATTTTCTCAGAATGCGATGAACAAACGGATCTAGAAATTCAGTCTTCTTATAGTATCCTTCAACAAGAAAATGCTTTGAAAAGCAGTAATAAGCAGAAATCCTTATGCTCAAGTAAGGAACTCCATCAAACGTTTCTACAAAGATTGAAAACAGAGAGTGATGTTCATTGTGAGACACAAAGCATAATGGAGCATCTGATTAACCATGATGAAAAGGAGATGAGTAATGAAAAGACCTTGATGCAGCATCAGGTTCAGTGCACAGAAAAATGTTTCGAGAGCTATGATACAGGCAATACAAAAGAATGCCCTTGTGAAAGAAACATCAAGTCAGACAGTGGTAAAGAAGTGGCTGATTCTTTAAGACACTATGATGCTCAGCTAGAGCATGAATCCTGCAGTGTGAACTCAAGAAAAAGAAGCAAAGATTCTCAAGATGACCTAGCAGGCAATTTGAAAACCCCAAAGAGAAGCTGTGTTGAGTCCCTTGTTCCAGGTGACTCTGCTGTAAATAATGGGCCATTCATGTTTCATGACAGTTCTGACATCAGCAGAGACTCAACAGGCAAACTGTTACCAACGGAAAATGAGACAATGACCTATTACTCCCAAACAATTCAGCAAGATTCTAAAACTGCATCTATGGACGATCATATCAACATGGACCAAAACAGCAATAATCCTGCTACCAGCTCTACCTCTCAAGAAAGACCTGCATCTCCAGTGACGGCAGAAGAGAAAGTGTGCACCATTCTCATGAATAAAGGTGAAACAGGTATgcaggatgtaaaatttcctgatgTTCAGGTTGTGGATAAAAGAGTGTTCGAGAGCAGCACATTGCAAAAGATTGGCCTTACAGTAAATGACAAGATATCAGAAGTGGTGAAAGAACACCTGAACATGTCACAAGTGGAAGTGGATGGCGGTGAAAACATTAACAAAGAACCAGAAACAAACAATAAAACCTCCTCAGCAACTAACACTGATGCTCTTAAGAATGAAAATACAGGTGAGGGCTCACAAGGAGAACATGGCGGTTCTCACACATTTCCATGTGTGACTGAATATTCTGTTGATGATAGAGCGAATACGGACAACACAGATGACTGTGTCAGAGATAAATATGTAGTAAAACGTCCCACTGAGAAAGAAGTTGTATTAGATCACCGAGGAGTTGGATTTCTTAGCAGTTGTCCGTCTTTGTTCGTGAAGAACTTCAGTGCAGAAATAGAAAATCCAGATGATCATAACTCATATGGACCTGTGACGCAAGATTTGAAAATAAAGCTACCAGATGCAAATGTTGTCCTGTATGAGGCACCGACTGATGATCATCCAGAATCATTAATTATCAGCCATTCAGATATTTTAATCAATGACGTGATCAGTGAAAGTAGCAAAACTACACAACTGATATTAATGTCTACTTGTAAACAAAGCCCTGAAGTAATTTCTGAATATGTCACTGTGGCTGAGGAGCATGATCAGTTCTTTCTGATGAAAACAGAAACAGAACCTATATCCATTAATAAAGTAATCCACAATCCAACTCCTAAAGGAACATCTATAAAGACTGAAGACAATGGAGTTGATCTTTCATCATGCACACAACAGAAGCTAGTTATTTATCCTGAAGAAAACTGCGATTCAGGAGTCTCAAAAGATGTTTGTGGTGTTACAGTGTCCAGTCGTCGCTCAGAAGCACTGGTGGACCGCAGTGCCTCAGACATGCTTCAGGAGGCAATGAGGTCTGTGGAAGAAAGCCAAGTAAATATGGCTGCTAAATTTCAGCAGGTGGCGGAGTTAAACACTGTTACTCATCCTGACCGAGAGTCAACAATTCAATTTGAAAAGAAGAAGCAAAGCTCGTTTAATTCAGACAGAGCTGAAAATATTCAGGCCACTGATTCTAGACCACTTTCATACCAAGACTGCTCTGGAGAAAAGCAGGATTTTATCACACAAATACAATTTCATAGTGGCGAGAACACAAATAGTCtaaatgaaacaaaagacaaaatcaTGGACCTCGAAAACCACACTTGTTCGGGAAAATTAAATAAAGAGACCACAGTTTCTAAATCTTGCCGGGCTCTAGCATTCTGTACTTCAGAGCTACCGAGAGACAACCAAGCACAAATCATCCAAAGTGTCATTATGGGTGAAAAGTCCTCAGTCTGTCCTCAAAATGAAGACCAGTTATTGTGTAAAGAGGACCGTATGCCACAAAGAAGGAACGTTCAGGAACAGTGTGTGAATGTTCAAAAAGAGAAGGAGCATTCAGATGAACTACAATCTCCAGACTTATCCATCTTTTCTAAGTCTGTACAAAGACCAGAGCAGATAAATATGAGAGAGGCAAATAAACTAGAGCTTAAATTTTCAGCATGTACGTCATTAAACCCAAAAGGACCACATCAAGTTAAAATTGAATCTACTGAAAAAGCTAATGGAGGGAAACAACATACAACAATAAATAGTTCAAGGCTCGTATTTTCTAGGATGAATGAAGAGCGACAGAGAGTAAAGTTAAAGAGATACAGGAAAGCCCATTTTACAGCCCCTCTAAGTTCATCCACTGACTCAACACCTGATTCATCATTAGATGAAATGGCTAAATCCAGAGTACATAAATGTGGTATTGCCACTCCAACCATGCCTGGCACACCTGCTCCTGGAAGACCAACGACAGAAAGTAGAAATAGCTCATCTGACTATTCAAGTACACCTCTGTCCTTAGAAATTGGTCTAGGATCAATAGAATCAAAATCAAAACAGTTTTATGGCACTGGCTCTGATAATCCATACCCTTACATCAGAGATGTTACCACTGATGTAGCAGAGGATGAGAGGCAGAAAAAACATCATCTTACAGCAACGCTGTTTAAAATTCCTGGTCTATCAAAGGATGATGAAACAGTTCAGTTAACCAGAAACGATTCTTCTAAGCAAATATCACATGGAAATAAccatgaaagaacaagatcatttGAGAATGATTCCACCCAAAATAGAGAACCTATTCTACATTTTGGTTCAAGTGACATCAACCCCTACGTTCATACAAGAAAAAAGGATCAGTTACTTAAAGCTGCATACAAAAATCAGCCATTTGGAAGTGCAGTCAATATATCCAGTCAACTTTCCTCACTTGAAAGTTCTAGCAATGGTATCGCAAGATGCTACAGTATGGACAATGGGTTGAATATCCAGAATTCTCCTTTCAATTCTCATCTGAGCAGTTATGCAGTCCAAAATAGGCTTTCGAGCACATTGAGTAGTGCTGAAGATTCCAAAGAACATATTTCTACAGAACCCAAGCTGAGGGAAGCCTTTCATACCCCAGTTATTTGTAGTGAGAAGGTCTTAACAGCTTCAGGCAGTGACTCTTGCAATGATACCTTAGACTTAGCCAGTAGCTCAGGCCAAGTAGATGAAATAGTGCTGGTCTACTCTTCCGAACATGAAAGTCAGGAAAGTCAACAAGATTCAAGAAAATGTGACCATGGCACCCAGACGGTCAATTTTTATGAGGACCTGAAGAAGAAAAACAGACACAGGAGGAGCAGTACACAGGTTCCTGTGTCCAGACAAGTGCATGGAGCATCGACCACATGGACAAGTCTACAGAATATGTCTGAACATCTTTCTGAGCTGATTGTCAGCACTTCTGATCTTCTGGGGAATATTCAGTGTATGAGAGCAGGGAAAAATGGGCCTCCGTTAAAAACTTGCAGTAAACTTTCAAAGGTGCGTTCTGATAAGTATTGCAAGAGTGATTGCTCCACCCAAACTGCCAGAGATGTTGGGATCCAAACTGAGGACATTGCACTGCTAATGAAACAGAACAAAGTTCTTCAGAGTACCCCACCTATACAGAACCCCAAATCTCATGAGGTCAATGTGATCGTCAAAGTTATTGGCTCCGAAGTTTGCAATGTACCAAACCAAGATGGTGTCATCGGATCTATTAAAGATCAGCGTGAAAGCAGACAGACATTTGAAACTATGAAAAGTATGCCTGACTTGCGTCCTGGAGGCTCACCTCCCTTTGAGCGCTTTGGTGGACAGGTGGACACTGTAAAAGTTCTTTCGCAAGGAGCTGTTACACCAAATCAACACTGTTTCAATGCTGTCACAGTAGATCATAAAGCTTCCAACACTTTTGCAGTTTGTGCTCAGAGAAATGTCACTTCTCAAAAGTTTGCAAGGGACAATCAAACACATCAACAAATGAAGCCAAAGAATAACCCTGATAAAAGGGTGTTGCTTATAGACCGTGCCTCTTCACCTATTCTCACTGTGGATGTGACAAGTTTACAGAAAGGAAAAATCAAGTCTGGTGCAATCCACACCCCCACTGAGACGTTCTTAAAAAACATCAGAAATCCACCTGAAAACAAACCAATATCCACCAGTAAACCAAAGTCCCAGAATCAGAGAGATCATTTTTACACATATCAATCTGAAAACAAATCAGTGTCTTCCGTGTCTCTTGAGAACCTAAGTAACAACAGTTGTATAAATATGGGTGCACCAGATGCATACGCCACAGAAGTCTCATCCAGCAGATACatagaaaatggaagaaagaaACACTCTCATGGAGTGCAAAGCAAAGTAGCAAGCCAAGCCACCTCATGCGGTCCCCTGTCTCAGAGTCACTGTTCCTCTGTCAAACACAGGAAACCTGTAGacttgagccaaaacacattacaATCCTCAACACCCATTAATCAAAGCCACAGAAGCAGCAGGCAGGAATATAAACACGGGCTCTATAAAGATGTGAGCTGCTGGAGTGATCTGAGCAAAGACACTCTCCAATACCAAGACGAAGACAGCCTGTCTTTGGCTCCAAgtgactgcaatacagatgtcctGGTCAGCATTAACCCACTCACTGAAACCAGTCCAATCCAAGAGGATTATTGGATTCCTGAAAACCTGCCGATGCACAACAAGTTCACCAACTG CAGAGTCAGAGAGTCTTGCATATAG